A genomic region of Micromonospora sp. NBRC 110009 contains the following coding sequences:
- a CDS encoding NAD(P)/FAD-dependent oxidoreductase, translating to MNPKRILVVGAGHVGLYAALRLSKKLSSREAEVIVVDPQPHMTYQPFLPEASAGNISPRHAVVPLRRELRKCTVLAGTVTRIDHDRRTALVQPISGPIREVQYDHVVVAPGSVSRTLPIPGLHEHGIGFKTIGEAIFLRNHVLDQLDVAAATTDPEVRRRALTFVFVGGGYAGIEALAEMEDMARDALRYYPELKPEDMRWVLVEATQRVLPEVDRDMGAYTVQQLLKRNMDIRLDTRLESCVDGVVKLSDGDSFPADTIVWTAGVKPSPMLDATDFPRDERRRVTCLPTLQIVDGDEVVEGAWSAGDCAAVPDLTKEPGNFCSPSAQHAVRQAARMADNIANVIRGREPVNYKHKHAGSVASLGLHKGVAQVYGVKMTGWPAWFMHRTYHMSRIPSFNRKVRVVVDWTLAFFLKREVVALGQLHDPREEFAEASAPVGAARR from the coding sequence GTGAATCCGAAGCGGATCCTTGTCGTGGGTGCCGGGCACGTCGGCCTGTACGCCGCTCTGCGCCTGTCCAAGAAGCTGAGCTCCCGTGAGGCCGAGGTCATCGTCGTCGACCCGCAGCCGCACATGACGTACCAGCCGTTCCTCCCGGAGGCTTCGGCGGGCAACATCTCGCCCCGGCACGCCGTGGTGCCGCTGCGACGGGAGTTGCGCAAGTGCACCGTCCTGGCCGGCACGGTCACCCGGATCGACCACGACCGCAGGACCGCCCTCGTGCAGCCGATCAGCGGCCCGATCCGCGAGGTGCAGTACGACCACGTCGTGGTCGCCCCCGGGTCGGTCTCCCGCACGCTGCCGATCCCGGGCCTGCACGAGCACGGCATCGGGTTCAAGACCATCGGTGAGGCCATCTTCCTGCGCAACCACGTGCTGGACCAGCTCGACGTGGCGGCCGCCACGACCGACCCGGAGGTCCGCCGGCGCGCGCTCACCTTCGTCTTCGTCGGCGGCGGCTACGCCGGCATCGAGGCGCTGGCCGAGATGGAGGACATGGCCCGGGACGCGCTGCGCTACTACCCGGAGCTCAAGCCGGAGGACATGCGCTGGGTTCTGGTCGAGGCCACCCAGCGGGTGCTGCCCGAGGTCGATCGGGACATGGGCGCCTACACGGTGCAGCAGCTGCTCAAGCGGAACATGGACATCCGTCTGGACACCCGGCTGGAGTCCTGCGTCGACGGCGTTGTGAAGCTCTCCGACGGGGACAGCTTCCCCGCCGACACCATCGTCTGGACCGCGGGCGTCAAGCCGTCGCCGATGCTGGATGCCACCGACTTCCCGCGCGACGAGCGGCGCCGGGTCACCTGCCTGCCCACCCTCCAGATCGTGGATGGCGACGAGGTGGTCGAAGGTGCCTGGAGCGCCGGCGACTGCGCCGCCGTGCCGGACCTGACCAAGGAGCCGGGCAACTTCTGCTCGCCGAGCGCGCAGCACGCGGTCCGGCAGGCCGCCCGGATGGCCGACAACATCGCGAACGTGATCCGCGGGCGCGAGCCGGTCAACTACAAGCACAAGCACGCGGGCAGCGTGGCCAGCCTCGGCCTGCACAAGGGCGTGGCGCAGGTCTACGGCGTGAAGATGACGGGCTGGCCGGCCTGGTTCATGCACCGCACCTACCACATGTCGCGGATCCCGTCCTTCAACCGGAAGGTCCGGGTCGTGGTCGACTGGACGCTGGCGTTCTTCCTCAAGCGTGAGGTGGTCGCGCTGGGCCAGCTGCACGACCCGCGCGAGGAGTTCGCCGAGGCGTCCGCCCCGGTCGGCGCGGCGCGCCGCTGA
- a CDS encoding DUF58 domain-containing protein codes for MTDRHEPAAGWAPTAALGRAVLLTGLLLVAAVLLGRTDLVVLAAPFALGTAYGLRRRPTALPELEIGTGDAHLVEGAPMAATVAVANPDTVAYDVAVVRTRMSRWLRVERVGFGGAGVDVSRSGGADRPFVTSVPSGAAVDLALTGTALRWGRHPIGPAGARVAAADGLLVSRAVITAPVRMRVYPMTDPFEAVEAMPRAAGLVGAHRSRRPGEGGELAGVRVFAPGDRLRRIDWRVSLRTRQLHVAATLSDRDAEVVVLLDVLAEAGRSGGVRGPASVMDTTVRAAAAIAEHYLHRGDRVALLEYGPAARRLRPATGRRQYLTVLEWLLDVKAESSPHEPYDQVFGPQLLSSDALVVVLTPLLDERSAQMLARMARGGRFVVAVDTLPADLSAPRERGWAEVAYRLWRLDRDTMIGQLREHGVPVVRWAGAGSLDQVLRDVARLATAPRTGAR; via the coding sequence ATGACCGACCGTCACGAGCCCGCCGCCGGCTGGGCGCCCACCGCGGCGCTCGGCCGGGCCGTGCTGCTCACCGGGCTCCTGCTCGTCGCGGCCGTGCTGCTCGGCCGGACCGACCTGGTGGTGCTGGCCGCGCCGTTCGCGCTGGGCACCGCGTACGGGCTGCGGCGCCGGCCCACGGCCCTGCCCGAGCTGGAGATCGGCACCGGGGACGCGCACCTGGTCGAGGGTGCCCCGATGGCCGCCACGGTGGCCGTCGCCAACCCGGACACCGTCGCCTACGACGTGGCGGTGGTGCGGACCCGGATGTCGCGCTGGCTGCGGGTGGAGCGGGTCGGCTTCGGCGGGGCCGGGGTCGACGTGAGCCGCTCCGGCGGGGCCGACCGTCCGTTCGTCACCTCGGTGCCCTCCGGCGCTGCGGTGGACCTGGCGCTGACCGGGACGGCGCTGCGCTGGGGCCGGCACCCGATCGGCCCGGCCGGCGCGCGGGTGGCCGCCGCCGACGGGCTGCTGGTCTCCCGCGCGGTGATCACCGCGCCGGTCCGGATGCGCGTCTACCCGATGACCGACCCGTTCGAGGCGGTCGAGGCGATGCCGCGGGCGGCCGGACTGGTCGGCGCCCACCGCTCCCGCCGGCCGGGGGAGGGCGGTGAGCTGGCCGGCGTCCGGGTCTTCGCCCCCGGGGACCGGCTGCGCCGGATCGACTGGCGGGTCTCGCTGCGGACCCGGCAGCTGCACGTGGCGGCCACCCTCTCCGACCGGGACGCCGAGGTGGTGGTCCTGCTCGACGTGCTCGCCGAGGCGGGCCGCTCCGGCGGCGTACGCGGGCCGGCGTCGGTGATGGACACCACCGTCCGGGCGGCCGCCGCGATCGCCGAGCACTACCTGCACCGGGGTGATCGGGTGGCGCTGCTGGAGTACGGGCCGGCGGCCCGCCGGCTCCGCCCGGCGACCGGGCGCCGGCAGTACCTGACCGTGCTGGAGTGGCTGCTGGACGTCAAGGCGGAGTCCTCCCCGCACGAGCCCTACGACCAGGTCTTCGGCCCGCAGCTGCTCTCCTCGGACGCGCTGGTGGTGGTGCTCACGCCACTGCTGGACGAGCGTTCGGCCCAGATGCTGGCCCGGATGGCCCGGGGCGGGCGCTTCGTGGTCGCCGTGGACACCCTGCCGGCGGACCTGTCCGCGCCGCGGGAACGGGGCTGGGCCGAGGTGGCGTACCGGCTGTGGCGCCTGGACCGCGACACGATGATCGGGCAGCTCCGCGAGCACGGCGTGCCGGTGGTCCGCTGGGCCGGGGCCGGCAGCCTCGACCAGGTGCTGCGCGACGTGGCCCGGCTGGCCACCGCCCCCCGGACGGGTGCCCGATGA
- a CDS encoding AAA family ATPase has product MNDVDRSMPPAEVGRLARAVLEAVGTVVVGKREALELVLAGILAGGHVLLEDLPGLGKTLTARSFAQALGLDFRRLQFTPDLLPADVTGSFLYDQRSGDFSFRAGPVFTNLLLADEINRTPPKTQSALLEAMQEKQVSVEGVTYRLDEPFHVLATANPIEYEGTYPLPEAQLDRFLLRVSFGYPDHEEEWEVLRRRIARRREEAEIKSVVDAETLRAMQAALEDVVVEDSIGRYIVALTAAVREHPSALVGASPRGSLALLLLSRVRAVLANRDYVVPEDVKAVAVPALAHRITLRPEMWLRRVDPSFVVGEVLESTPAPASGALPSYAAGHAGR; this is encoded by the coding sequence ATGAACGACGTGGACCGGAGCATGCCCCCCGCCGAGGTGGGCCGGCTGGCCCGGGCGGTGCTGGAGGCGGTCGGCACGGTCGTGGTGGGCAAGCGGGAGGCGCTGGAGCTGGTCCTCGCCGGCATCCTGGCCGGCGGCCACGTGCTGCTGGAGGACCTGCCCGGCCTGGGCAAGACGCTCACCGCGCGCTCCTTCGCGCAGGCCCTCGGGCTGGACTTCCGCCGGCTCCAGTTCACCCCGGACCTGCTCCCCGCCGACGTCACCGGCTCCTTCCTCTACGACCAGCGCAGCGGCGACTTCTCGTTCCGCGCCGGACCGGTCTTCACCAACCTGCTCCTCGCCGACGAGATCAACCGGACTCCGCCGAAGACCCAGTCGGCGCTGCTGGAGGCGATGCAGGAGAAGCAGGTCTCCGTCGAGGGCGTCACCTACCGACTGGACGAGCCGTTCCACGTGCTCGCCACCGCCAACCCGATCGAGTACGAGGGCACCTACCCGCTGCCGGAGGCGCAGCTCGACCGGTTCCTGCTGCGGGTGTCGTTCGGCTATCCGGACCACGAGGAGGAGTGGGAGGTCCTGCGCCGGCGGATCGCCCGCCGCCGCGAGGAGGCCGAGATCAAGTCGGTGGTGGACGCCGAAACGCTGCGCGCCATGCAGGCCGCGCTGGAGGACGTGGTGGTCGAGGACTCCATCGGCCGGTACATCGTGGCGCTGACCGCGGCCGTCCGGGAGCACCCGTCCGCGCTGGTCGGCGCGTCCCCGCGCGGCTCGCTGGCGCTGCTGCTCCTGTCCCGGGTGCGGGCGGTGCTCGCCAACCGCGACTACGTGGTGCCGGAGGACGTCAAGGCGGTGGCGGTGCCGGCCCTGGCGCACCGGATCACCCTGCGGCCGGAGATGTGGCTGCGCCGGGTCGACCCGTCCTTCGTGGTCGGTGAGGTGCTGGAGTCGACGCCGGCCCCGGCCAGCGGCGCCCTGCCCAGCTACGCCGCCGGGCACGCCGGGCGCTGA